A window from Alkalilimnicola sp. S0819 encodes these proteins:
- a CDS encoding PAS domain-containing sensor histidine kinase — MKRLASWWRRKAPPASPPGAADTDDEQLWVSRAHLRRMEELAQRYRSIVDLIPEAVCVVAPDGRYLERNAHAETLTGIGIDAVRGRSFLDLVIPEDRERAFEAVNGAKQGKPQNTGFRVYNAEGGVVHTDLTVAPIVSEGEVVAVFGLARDMTHRVEAERRLKASEQKFRSLFHHSLDGILLISSDYRIIDANPAVCAMLQRDKEQLVGQPSELGMVNDAALRAARQAQRRHGSFRGELYARRADGGVFPVEVSASRFAGADGEYYIATVMRDISERKRAEHALRASREDIRRLWGFAQSVREQEQKRLAREVHDELGQLLTAMKLDLDWLKRKLPEEETFVADKVADLEVLLSATLDAQRRLLAGLRPRVLDELGLGAACQWLLREFTASSNVPHQLCLSHGEFQLEDELATTVFRIVQEALTNVARHAQASRVRVSLIQGEGRFCVRVLDDGCGLASRPDSSQQRFGLLGIRERVNLLNGELRLESQPGCGTELHVDLPLEPARAPAQAGVPDQTTAKLAGVALQGGGIRAHSPWACPRA, encoded by the coding sequence ATGAAACGACTCGCTTCCTGGTGGCGCCGCAAGGCACCGCCCGCCTCGCCGCCCGGCGCGGCTGACACGGATGATGAACAGCTGTGGGTTTCCCGCGCCCACTTGCGGCGCATGGAGGAGCTGGCACAACGTTATCGCAGCATCGTCGATCTCATACCCGAGGCGGTGTGCGTGGTGGCCCCGGATGGCCGGTATCTGGAACGCAATGCCCATGCGGAGACGCTCACCGGCATAGGGATCGATGCGGTGCGTGGCCGCTCCTTTCTGGATCTGGTGATCCCGGAGGATCGGGAGAGAGCCTTCGAGGCCGTCAATGGCGCCAAGCAGGGCAAGCCGCAGAACACCGGGTTCCGAGTCTACAACGCCGAAGGTGGTGTGGTGCATACCGACCTGACGGTAGCGCCCATCGTCAGCGAGGGGGAGGTGGTGGCGGTGTTCGGGCTGGCTCGGGACATGACCCACCGGGTAGAAGCGGAGCGCCGGCTCAAGGCCAGCGAGCAGAAGTTCCGCAGCCTGTTCCACCACAGCCTGGACGGCATCCTGCTGATCAGTAGCGACTATCGGATTATTGATGCCAACCCGGCCGTCTGCGCCATGCTGCAGCGGGACAAGGAGCAGCTGGTGGGTCAGCCCAGTGAGCTGGGCATGGTCAATGATGCGGCGCTGCGGGCGGCGCGCCAGGCGCAGCGCCGTCATGGCAGCTTTCGCGGCGAACTCTACGCCCGGCGGGCCGATGGCGGGGTGTTTCCGGTGGAAGTCAGCGCCTCCAGGTTCGCCGGTGCCGATGGCGAGTACTACATCGCCACCGTGATGCGCGATATCAGTGAGCGCAAGCGCGCGGAGCACGCCCTGCGCGCGTCTCGGGAGGATATACGCCGGCTGTGGGGCTTCGCCCAGTCGGTGCGTGAGCAGGAGCAGAAGCGGCTTGCCCGGGAAGTGCACGACGAACTGGGTCAGCTGCTCACGGCCATGAAGCTGGACCTGGACTGGCTCAAGCGCAAGCTGCCCGAGGAGGAGACCTTCGTCGCCGACAAGGTGGCCGATCTGGAGGTGCTGCTCAGCGCCACTCTCGACGCCCAGCGGCGTTTGCTGGCGGGGCTGCGGCCTCGAGTTCTCGACGAGCTGGGCTTGGGAGCCGCCTGCCAATGGTTGCTGAGGGAGTTTACCGCCAGCAGTAACGTGCCTCATCAGCTGTGCCTCAGTCACGGCGAGTTCCAGTTGGAGGATGAGCTCGCCACCACGGTGTTTCGCATTGTCCAGGAGGCGCTCACCAATGTGGCGCGACACGCGCAAGCCAGCCGGGTGCGGGTGAGCCTGATCCAGGGCGAGGGGCGCTTCTGCGTGCGGGTGCTCGATGACGGCTGCGGTCTGGCGTCTCGGCCAGACTCCTCTCAACAGCGGTTCGGGTTGCTGGGTATCCGTGAGCGGGTGAACCTGCTCAACGGCGAGCTGAGGCTGGAGAGCCAGCCCGGGTGCGGTACCGAGTTGCACGTGGATCTGCCGCTTGAGCCGGCGCGGGCTCCGGCTCAGGCGGGCGTGCCCGATCAGACCACGGCCAAGCTCGCCGGCGTGGCGCTCCAGGGGGGCGGAATCAGGGCGCACAGCCCGTGGGCGTGCCCCAGAGCGTGA
- a CDS encoding dihydroorotase gives MKGLLISNGRVIDPASGFDGEADVFIAEGRIQAIGDAPAGFQAERTLDAAGQWVIPALVDLSVRLREPGHSRKGSIASEARAAAGGGIGHACCPPDTRPVIDSPSVVELIHRRAEETDAARVIPLGALTLGLEGERLSEMAALKRAGCPALSDGGQPVANSLVLRRALEYAATQQLPVLLTPRDPWLHREGGMHEGHVATRLGIPGIPEAAETAALARDLALVDAVGGPVHFTRLSTARGAELLARARHDGLPVSADVSIHHLFFNEMDVSGFRAEAHLQPPLRSTADRDALRRALAQGVIEVICSDHQPHDADAKCAPFSETEPGVSAVDSLLALILRLADDRVLPLHQALACVTSNPARILGLDAGRLQPGAPADICVLDPHAVWWHRPETMLSRGKNSLYHGWEFSGRASHTLLAGRVVFERTP, from the coding sequence ATGAAGGGCCTGCTGATCAGCAACGGCCGTGTCATCGACCCGGCCAGCGGCTTCGACGGCGAGGCCGATGTGTTCATCGCCGAGGGGCGCATTCAGGCCATCGGCGACGCGCCTGCCGGCTTCCAGGCCGAGCGCACCCTGGACGCCGCCGGGCAGTGGGTGATCCCCGCCCTGGTGGACCTGTCCGTGCGCCTGCGCGAACCCGGCCATAGCCGCAAGGGCTCGATTGCCAGTGAAGCCCGCGCCGCGGCCGGCGGCGGCATCGGCCACGCCTGCTGCCCGCCGGACACCCGCCCGGTGATCGACAGCCCCTCGGTGGTGGAGCTGATCCACCGCCGGGCCGAGGAAACCGACGCCGCCCGCGTCATCCCGCTGGGGGCGCTGACCCTGGGCCTGGAAGGCGAGCGCCTGAGCGAAATGGCCGCGCTGAAACGGGCCGGCTGCCCGGCGCTCAGCGACGGCGGCCAGCCGGTGGCCAACAGCCTGGTGCTGCGCCGGGCGCTGGAATACGCCGCCACCCAGCAACTGCCGGTACTGCTCACCCCCCGGGACCCCTGGCTGCACCGCGAGGGCGGCATGCACGAGGGGCACGTCGCCACCCGGCTCGGCATTCCCGGCATACCGGAGGCCGCCGAGACCGCGGCGCTCGCCCGGGATCTGGCGCTGGTGGACGCCGTGGGCGGGCCCGTGCACTTCACCCGCCTGTCCACCGCCCGGGGCGCGGAATTGCTGGCCCGGGCCCGTCACGACGGCCTGCCGGTGAGCGCCGATGTGAGCATTCACCATCTGTTCTTCAACGAGATGGACGTCAGCGGCTTTCGCGCCGAGGCCCATCTGCAGCCGCCGCTGCGCAGCACCGCCGACCGGGACGCCCTGCGTCGCGCCCTGGCCCAGGGCGTGATCGAGGTGATCTGCTCCGACCACCAGCCCCACGATGCCGACGCCAAGTGCGCCCCGTTCAGCGAGACCGAGCCCGGCGTGTCCGCGGTGGACAGCCTGCTCGCCCTGATCCTGCGCCTGGCCGATGATCGTGTACTGCCGCTGCATCAGGCGCTGGCCTGCGTGACCAGCAACCCGGCCCGCATCCTCGGCCTGGATGCGGGGCGCCTGCAGCCCGGCGCCCCGGCCGATATCTGCGTGCTGGACCCGCACGCGGTCTGGTGGCATCGGCCCGAGACCATGCTCAGTCGCGGCAAGAACAGCCTCTACCACGGCTGGGAATTCAGCGGCCGTGCCAGCCACACCTTGCTGGCTGGGCGCGTGGTCTTTGAACGCACGCCGTGA
- a CDS encoding aspartate carbamoyltransferase catalytic subunit — MNDIQLDRQGRLRHFLSTEGLPRELLTDILDTAQSFTGVIDKSIKSVPLLRGRTVMNLFFEPSTRTRTTFELAAKRLSADVVNLDIANSATSKGESLLDMLRNLEAMQSDMFVVRHASSGAAHFVAERVGPGVAVINAGDGQHAHPTQAMLDMLTIRQHKGDFGPLRVAIVGDILHSRVARSQIHALNGLGVGEVRVIGPRTLLPAEVDSLGAQVYHDLTAGLRDVDVVIMLRLQRERMQGALLPSESEYFRLYGLSEERLALAHPEAIVMHPGPINRGVEIDSAVADGKRAVILRQVTNGIAVRMAVMSMCLGARQGEGAA; from the coding sequence GTGAACGATATCCAACTGGACCGTCAGGGCCGGCTGCGGCATTTTCTCAGCACCGAGGGCCTGCCCCGGGAGCTGCTCACCGACATTCTCGACACCGCCCAGTCCTTCACCGGGGTGATCGACAAGTCCATCAAGTCGGTGCCGCTGCTGCGCGGGCGCACGGTGATGAACCTGTTCTTCGAGCCCAGCACCCGCACCCGCACCACTTTCGAGCTGGCCGCCAAGCGCCTGTCGGCGGACGTGGTCAACCTGGACATCGCCAACTCCGCCACCAGCAAGGGCGAGAGCCTGCTGGACATGCTGCGCAACCTGGAAGCCATGCAGAGCGATATGTTCGTGGTGCGCCACGCCAGCTCCGGCGCCGCACATTTCGTCGCCGAGCGAGTCGGCCCCGGGGTGGCGGTGATCAACGCCGGCGACGGCCAGCACGCCCACCCCACCCAGGCCATGCTGGACATGCTCACCATCCGCCAGCACAAGGGGGATTTCGGCCCGCTGCGGGTGGCCATCGTCGGCGACATCCTCCACTCCCGGGTGGCCCGCTCCCAGATCCACGCCCTGAACGGCCTGGGGGTGGGCGAGGTGCGGGTGATCGGGCCGCGCACCCTGCTGCCCGCCGAGGTGGACAGTCTGGGGGCGCAGGTCTATCACGATCTCACCGCCGGGCTGCGGGACGTGGACGTGGTGATCATGCTGCGGCTGCAGCGCGAGCGCATGCAGGGCGCGTTGCTGCCCAGTGAATCGGAATACTTTCGCCTCTACGGCTTGAGCGAGGAACGGCTCGCCCTGGCGCACCCGGAGGCCATCGTCATGCACCCCGGCCCCATCAATCGCGGGGTGGAGATCGACTCGGCGGTGGCCGACGGCAAGCGCGCGGTCATCCTGCGCCAGGTCACCAACGGCATCGCCGTGCGCATGGCGGTGATGTCCATGTGCCTGGGGGCCCGTCAGGGGGAGGGAGCGGCATGA
- the pyrR gene encoding bifunctional pyr operon transcriptional regulator/uracil phosphoribosyltransferase PyrR, which yields MEQAEKLIERMAEGLAQLIEARGLKDPAMIGIHTGGAWIAERLHPRLGLRTPLGTLGISFYRDDFSRIGMHPRVQPSQLPFEVEGRHILLIDDVLYTGRTIRAALNEIFDYGRPAGVHLAVAVDRGGRELPIAAEVVGQHLALPAERQIKLRGPEPLQWQERSL from the coding sequence ATGGAGCAAGCTGAGAAACTCATCGAGCGCATGGCCGAGGGCCTCGCGCAGCTGATCGAGGCCCGGGGCCTGAAAGACCCGGCCATGATCGGCATACACACCGGCGGCGCCTGGATCGCCGAACGTCTGCACCCCCGCCTGGGCCTGCGCACACCGCTGGGCACACTGGGCATCTCCTTCTACCGCGATGATTTCAGCCGCATCGGCATGCACCCCCGGGTACAGCCGTCGCAGCTGCCCTTCGAGGTGGAGGGACGGCACATCCTGCTCATCGACGATGTGCTCTACACCGGGCGCACCATTCGCGCCGCACTGAACGAAATCTTCGACTACGGCCGCCCGGCCGGCGTGCACCTGGCCGTGGCGGTGGACCGGGGCGGGCGTGAACTGCCGATCGCCGCCGAGGTGGTGGGCCAGCATCTGGCTCTACCCGCCGAGCGCCAGATCAAGTTGCGGGGACCGGAGCCGCTGCAATGGCAGGAGCGCAGCCTGTGA
- the ruvX gene encoding Holliday junction resolvase RuvX, with product MTCPPGTYLAFDFGERRLGVAVGQSLTGSARPLETLDCRQGIPWERLRALLDQWAPAGLVVGLPLHADGSPSAMSEAAERFARRLHGRYHLPVHHVAELLSSVEAEARLRESGGHKAGLDAVAAQVILETWFAEAAHGAS from the coding sequence ATGACCTGCCCCCCTGGCACCTATCTGGCCTTCGACTTCGGCGAGCGGCGCCTAGGCGTGGCGGTGGGGCAGTCTCTCACCGGGAGCGCGCGTCCGCTGGAAACGCTGGACTGCCGCCAGGGCATCCCCTGGGAGCGGCTGCGCGCCCTGCTCGATCAGTGGGCGCCGGCCGGGCTGGTGGTGGGCCTGCCCCTGCACGCCGACGGCAGCCCCAGCGCCATGAGCGAGGCGGCCGAGCGCTTCGCCCGGCGGCTGCACGGCCGCTACCACCTGCCGGTACATCATGTGGCGGAGCTGCTATCCTCCGTCGAGGCCGAGGCGCGGCTGCGCGAGAGCGGCGGCCACAAGGCCGGCCTGGACGCGGTGGCCGCCCAGGTCATCCTCGAAACCTGGTTTGCGGAAGCGGCGCATGGAGCAAGCTGA
- a CDS encoding sodium-dependent bicarbonate transport family permease, protein MPDIVVMFFLLGLFAGLVRSDLSIPRAACDVLGLLLMLTIGLKGGMALNGSLSPALLWELAGITLLGIAIPLLVFPVVRHLVGLPLADSASLAAHYGSVSAGTFAVALAYAETHELAVGGQVTLYLVLLELPAILVGLFLFRHLAGARAGEQPSALWHETLTNRGVILLVGGVLIGWLYGPNGGSGVTSLYTGAFQGVLALFLLEMGLVAADTLRGLKLGHARLMVFALCAPAVLSLAGLAMGYGLGLEEGSAVVLAALTASASYIAAPVAVRAAIPQANIGLAMLASLGLTFPFNVLIGIPLYHQLWRMLAG, encoded by the coding sequence GTGCCCGATATCGTTGTCATGTTCTTCCTGCTCGGCCTGTTCGCCGGCCTGGTGCGCTCGGATCTGTCCATTCCCCGGGCCGCCTGTGACGTTCTCGGCCTGCTGCTCATGCTCACCATCGGCCTCAAGGGCGGCATGGCCCTGAACGGCAGCCTGAGCCCGGCGCTGCTGTGGGAGCTGGCCGGCATCACCCTGCTGGGCATTGCCATTCCGCTGCTGGTCTTCCCCGTGGTGCGCCATCTGGTGGGCTTGCCGCTGGCCGACAGCGCCAGCCTCGCCGCCCATTATGGTTCGGTGAGCGCGGGCACCTTCGCGGTCGCACTGGCCTACGCCGAGACCCACGAACTGGCGGTGGGCGGCCAGGTAACGCTTTACCTGGTGCTGCTGGAGCTGCCCGCCATCCTCGTCGGCCTGTTTCTGTTCCGCCACCTGGCCGGGGCCCGGGCCGGGGAGCAGCCCTCGGCGCTGTGGCACGAAACCCTGACCAACCGAGGCGTGATCCTGTTGGTGGGCGGCGTGTTGATCGGCTGGCTGTACGGACCCAACGGCGGCAGCGGGGTGACCAGCCTCTACACCGGCGCCTTCCAGGGGGTGCTCGCCCTGTTTCTGCTGGAGATGGGCCTGGTGGCGGCGGACACCCTGCGCGGACTCAAGCTCGGCCACGCGCGGTTGATGGTGTTCGCCCTGTGCGCCCCGGCCGTGCTGTCGCTCGCGGGCCTGGCCATGGGCTACGGGCTGGGGCTGGAAGAAGGCTCGGCGGTGGTCCTCGCCGCGCTGACCGCCAGCGCGTCCTACATCGCCGCCCCGGTGGCGGTGCGTGCCGCCATTCCGCAGGCCAACATCGGCCTGGCCATGCTGGCCTCGCTGGGCCTGACCTTCCCCTTCAATGTGCTCATCGGGATTCCGCTTTATCACCAGCTGTGGCGGATGCTGGCGGGCTGA
- a CDS encoding LysR family transcriptional regulator: MFIYNYFMRPRQLTIRLLQVYAEVVRSGSVTDTAARLHLTQPTVSQQLRRLREMVGARILHSRQGRLVPTEVGQSLYRLSQDVLSRVDSFVQYLDEYREGERGHFSIALVNTAQYVLPRLLAPFTRDCPDVDVTVEVGNREQVLQRFHRHEDDLYIFSHPPAGEEVIAAPFLANPLVVVAPADSPWARRGPLSFKMLAGERFLLREPGSATRRLVDNWLSSQEISLRHTQQIASNEGIRVAVGAGMGLAVLSEHVLRESHPEICILPVGGFPLQSRWQFVLRRGRHLPPAARRFLGFSAQALRREIDAMEGEHAIAALLAGGGGSDDQA, translated from the coding sequence ATGTTTATCTATAATTACTTCATGCGTCCGCGCCAGCTCACCATCCGTCTGCTCCAGGTCTACGCCGAAGTGGTGCGCTCCGGCTCCGTGACCGACACGGCCGCCCGGCTGCACCTGACGCAGCCCACCGTGTCCCAGCAACTGCGCCGGCTGCGCGAAATGGTGGGGGCGCGGATTCTGCACAGCCGCCAGGGGCGCTTGGTGCCCACCGAGGTGGGGCAGTCCTTGTATCGCTTGAGCCAGGATGTGCTCAGCCGCGTGGACAGCTTCGTGCAGTACCTGGACGAGTACCGCGAGGGAGAGCGGGGGCATTTCAGCATCGCGCTGGTGAACACCGCCCAGTACGTGCTCCCGCGGTTGCTGGCGCCCTTCACCCGCGATTGCCCCGATGTGGACGTCACGGTGGAGGTGGGTAACCGGGAACAGGTGCTGCAGCGCTTTCACCGCCACGAGGACGACCTGTACATCTTCAGCCATCCGCCGGCGGGTGAGGAGGTGATCGCGGCCCCTTTCCTGGCCAACCCCCTGGTGGTGGTCGCACCCGCCGATTCGCCCTGGGCGCGCCGCGGCCCCCTGTCCTTCAAAATGCTGGCCGGGGAGCGCTTCCTGCTGCGGGAGCCGGGCTCGGCCACCCGACGCCTGGTCGACAACTGGCTGAGCAGTCAGGAGATCAGCCTGCGCCACACCCAGCAGATTGCCAGCAACGAGGGGATACGTGTCGCGGTGGGCGCCGGCATGGGCCTGGCGGTGCTGTCCGAGCACGTGCTGCGCGAATCCCACCCCGAGATATGCATCCTGCCGGTGGGCGGGTTTCCCCTGCAGAGCCGCTGGCAGTTCGTGCTACGCCGCGGGCGGCATTTGCCGCCCGCGGCGCGGCGTTTTCTGGGCTTCTCGGCGCAGGCGCTGCGCCGGGAGATCGATGCGATGGAGGGTGAGCACGCCATCGCGGCGCTGCTCGCCGGCGGCGGGGGCAGCGACGATCAGGCGTGA
- a CDS encoding YqgE/AlgH family protein, with product MSTEDFLNGHFLIAMPSLDDPNFSRTVTYVCEHTEEGALGIVINRPTEVSLGELLEHMSLPCEAPELAQTVVYMGGPVQRDRGFVLHAPSRQWESSLQISDEVAITTSRDILEAVAAQEGPERFLIALGYAGWGAGQLEQELAENSWLSGPADSAILFERAPSERWQAAASLLGVDLNLLAPGAGHA from the coding sequence ATGAGCACGGAAGACTTCCTCAACGGCCATTTCCTGATCGCCATGCCCAGCCTGGACGATCCCAACTTCTCCCGTACCGTCACCTACGTCTGCGAGCACACCGAGGAGGGCGCGCTGGGCATCGTCATCAATCGCCCCACGGAGGTCTCCCTGGGGGAATTGCTGGAGCACATGAGCCTGCCCTGCGAGGCGCCCGAACTGGCTCAGACCGTGGTCTACATGGGTGGGCCGGTGCAGCGGGATCGTGGCTTCGTGCTGCATGCCCCCTCGCGGCAATGGGAGTCCTCGCTGCAGATCAGCGATGAGGTGGCGATCACCACGTCACGGGACATCCTGGAAGCCGTGGCAGCGCAAGAAGGCCCGGAGCGTTTTCTCATTGCCCTGGGCTATGCCGGCTGGGGGGCCGGGCAACTGGAGCAGGAGTTGGCCGAGAACAGCTGGCTCAGCGGGCCGGCGGACAGCGCCATCCTGTTCGAGCGGGCGCCGTCGGAGCGCTGGCAGGCCGCGGCCTCGCTGCTGGGGGTGGACCTGAACCTGCTCGCCCCCGGAGCCGGTCACGCCTGA
- a CDS encoding energy transducer TonB, with product MSATTAQAHAPDRLALALFLAAVLHGLIILGVGFSQADPAKRPPRDVLEITLATLPEQQAPEHHDFLAQADQEGGGDLDDRARPREPSHTHSRQAGLSQQQRREQTRRAHRDSESLISSEATARERARRQDSHRPAPRALEPINLRPTRTSSARQAEFDPSPEAAGARGPSKHFISAATRAHAAADYMRRWIDRVEQVGNLNYPEQARRLGLSGSLVLDVTLRADGSVADIRINRPSPHPALDQAAMRIVQLAAPYPAVAAEVRQGREQLVITRTWRFSAGGLSTR from the coding sequence ATGAGTGCCACCACCGCCCAAGCCCACGCCCCCGACCGCCTGGCCCTGGCTCTGTTCCTGGCCGCGGTGCTGCACGGGCTTATCATCCTGGGCGTTGGCTTCAGCCAGGCGGACCCGGCCAAGCGCCCGCCCCGGGACGTACTGGAGATCACGCTGGCGACGTTACCCGAGCAACAGGCGCCTGAGCACCATGACTTCCTCGCCCAAGCCGACCAGGAAGGCGGCGGCGACCTGGATGACCGCGCTCGGCCACGGGAGCCCTCCCATACCCACAGCCGCCAGGCCGGGCTGTCCCAGCAGCAGCGCCGAGAGCAGACTCGGCGAGCGCATCGGGACAGCGAATCCCTGATCAGCAGCGAGGCCACCGCCCGCGAGCGCGCCCGGCGCCAAGACAGCCACCGCCCCGCGCCCCGGGCGCTGGAGCCGATCAACCTGCGCCCCACTCGCACCAGCAGCGCCCGCCAGGCGGAATTCGACCCCTCCCCCGAGGCCGCCGGCGCCCGCGGGCCTAGCAAGCATTTCATCAGCGCCGCCACCCGCGCCCACGCGGCCGCCGACTATATGCGCCGCTGGATCGACCGGGTGGAACAGGTGGGCAATCTCAACTACCCCGAGCAGGCCCGGCGCCTGGGACTGAGCGGCAGCCTGGTGCTGGATGTGACCCTGCGGGCCGACGGCAGCGTGGCGGACATCCGCATCAACCGCCCCTCCCCCCACCCGGCGCTGGACCAGGCCGCCATGCGCATCGTGCAACTCGCCGCCCCCTACCCCGCGGTGGCCGCCGAGGTGCGCCAGGGCAGGGAGCAACTGGTGATCACTCGCACCTGGCGCTTCAGCGCTGGGGGCTTGAGCACCCGCTGA
- a CDS encoding Gx transporter family protein has translation MSVVQAQREDLRIAWLAALAIVIHVAESALPSPVPGIKPGLANIITVVVLLRFGWRAAAWVAVLRVLAGGLILGTFLSPTFILSLGGALAAVLALGLAARLPGIGAVGCSVLASMAHMGTQFLLAWQLFIPHPALLKLLPVLLSAALAFGIVNGLLAAAILRRLSYRP, from the coding sequence ATGAGCGTGGTACAGGCCCAACGGGAAGACCTGCGCATCGCCTGGCTGGCAGCGCTGGCCATCGTCATCCACGTGGCGGAGTCCGCCCTGCCAAGCCCGGTGCCGGGCATCAAGCCGGGGCTGGCGAACATCATCACGGTGGTGGTGCTGCTGCGGTTTGGCTGGCGCGCGGCGGCCTGGGTGGCGGTGCTGCGGGTGCTGGCCGGTGGGCTGATCCTGGGCACCTTCCTCTCGCCCACCTTCATTCTCAGCCTGGGCGGGGCGCTGGCGGCGGTACTGGCCCTGGGGCTCGCCGCCCGCCTGCCGGGGATTGGCGCCGTGGGCTGCAGCGTGCTGGCCAGCATGGCGCATATGGGCACCCAGTTTTTACTGGCCTGGCAGCTGTTCATCCCCCACCCGGCGCTGCTCAAACTGCTGCCGGTGCTGCTCAGCGCGGCCCTGGCCTTTGGAATCGTGAACGGCCTGCTGGCCGCGGCCATACTGCGCCGTTTAAGCTACCGTCCATGA
- a CDS encoding NusG domain II-containing protein, which yields MSWTDRLLCLLALLAVIASYALLWGEPGRATHASVWVAGEQRHRLALDQPGQWRVQGPLGESRIEVRDGRVRVTASPGPRQICVRTGWLEQAGESAICLPNQVVVRVEGDGGYDAMNF from the coding sequence GTGAGCTGGACCGACCGCCTGCTGTGCCTGCTCGCCCTGCTGGCGGTTATCGCCAGTTACGCGCTGCTCTGGGGCGAGCCGGGCCGGGCGACCCATGCCAGTGTCTGGGTGGCCGGCGAGCAACGCCATCGGCTAGCCCTGGACCAGCCGGGGCAATGGCGGGTACAGGGGCCGCTGGGCGAGAGCCGCATCGAGGTGCGGGATGGCCGGGTGCGGGTGACGGCCTCTCCCGGCCCGCGGCAGATCTGCGTGCGCACCGGCTGGCTGGAGCAGGCCGGCGAGAGCGCCATCTGCCTGCCCAACCAGGTGGTGGTGCGAGTGGAAGGCGACGGCGGCTACGATGCCATGAACTTTTAA
- a CDS encoding FAD:protein FMN transferase — MRALLLAAVVLLAGCAEQSETPWRGRILVMGTVVELSLYGLTDDEAQALGQRIEADLQRLHDRLHPWQGNGELRRVNAALRDGQPVAASAGLAALLRHAQTLTRASDGLFDPAIAPLIRLWGFHQETTPAQPPPPGELRAWRARRASLDELRFDPTSASDACVENAGPRTAETQDSRPGAAPAEECAGTRLLPPAQGLELDLGAFAKGYAVDRAVEAARRAGARAAIVNAGGDLCTLGRPAKRDWRIGIRHPRESGVLAAVRLQPGECIFTSGDYERYFQHQGRRYHHLLDPRSGEPARGAQSLTVITEQGTLADAAATALFVAGPTQWPRLAARLGIERVLLMDNQGRARLSPAMAERLRFEREPAAVLQVSIP; from the coding sequence GTGAGAGCCCTGCTGCTCGCCGCGGTCGTGCTGCTGGCCGGCTGCGCCGAGCAGTCGGAGACACCCTGGCGGGGGCGCATTCTGGTCATGGGCACCGTGGTGGAGCTGAGCCTCTACGGGCTCACGGACGACGAAGCCCAGGCGCTGGGCCAACGCATCGAAGCGGACCTGCAGCGCCTGCATGACCGCCTGCACCCCTGGCAGGGCAACGGCGAACTGCGCCGGGTCAACGCCGCCCTGCGTGACGGCCAGCCCGTGGCCGCCTCCGCGGGGCTCGCCGCCCTGCTACGCCACGCTCAGACGCTCACCCGCGCCAGCGACGGGCTTTTCGACCCCGCCATCGCCCCGCTGATCCGTCTATGGGGCTTTCATCAAGAGACCACCCCCGCGCAGCCTCCGCCGCCCGGGGAGCTGCGCGCCTGGCGCGCCCGGCGCGCCAGCCTCGATGAGCTGCGCTTCGACCCGACAAGCGCCTCAGACGCCTGCGTGGAAAACGCGGGACCAAGAACGGCCGAGACCCAAGACTCACGACCAGGAGCCGCCCCCGCGGAGGAATGCGCCGGGACGCGGCTACTGCCCCCCGCCCAAGGCCTGGAGCTGGATCTGGGCGCCTTCGCCAAGGGCTACGCCGTGGACCGGGCGGTGGAAGCCGCGCGACGGGCCGGCGCCCGCGCGGCCATCGTCAACGCAGGGGGCGATCTGTGCACCCTGGGCCGACCGGCCAAACGCGACTGGCGCATCGGAATCCGCCACCCCCGCGAGAGCGGCGTGCTCGCCGCGGTGCGACTGCAGCCCGGCGAGTGCATCTTCACCTCCGGTGACTACGAACGGTACTTCCAGCATCAGGGCCGACGCTATCACCACCTGCTGGATCCTCGCAGCGGCGAACCCGCCCGCGGGGCGCAGTCGCTCACGGTGATCACCGAGCAGGGCACCCTGGCCGATGCGGCCGCCACGGCGCTGTTCGTGGCCGGCCCCACGCAATGGCCCCGGCTGGCCGCCCGGCTGGGCATCGAGCGCGTGTTGTTGATGGACAACCAGGGCCGCGCCCGGCTGAGCCCCGCCATGGCCGAGCGGCTGCGCTTCGAGCGCGAGCCGGCGGCCGTGCTCCAGGTGTCGATTCCGTGA